From Solibacillus sp. FSL W7-1464:
ATGACCCGAAAACAAGTACATACACTGTTGCAGGTAAGCTATGTGAGTCAGGAGATAAGTTAATTATTGATGCGTCTTTGCAAAATGCACATACCGGTGATATTTTAGCGATGTTCTGTACAGGGGCATACGGTTACTCGATGGCATCAAACTATAACCGTGTTCCAAGACCGGCCGTTGTATTCGTTGAAAATGGAGAGCACCAATTAGCGATCAAACGTGAAAGTTATGAAGATTTAGTGACAAATGATTTGCCGTTAACATTAACAAAGGGTGAATAGTCGTTGAAATTATCCAAGCAAGCTAAATGGGGTATCGGTCTATTAATTGGAATTGTGATTTGGTCGCTGTTGTTTATTTACATTATTAGTCCGCTAATTTACAAATTTTCAAACTGAACGTTGGAAAATTGTGTTATTGCATTTCGGTCAAACTTTTGATAGGATGTGCAATGGTAGAATTGAGGGAATGTAAAATGTTAGTTCGATATAAAAAAGCACTTGAAAAAATTGCAATGGGATTAATTTCGTTAATGCCACAAGAAAAAGACATTAAACGCTTAATGGAAACCATTCAACAATATGAACAAAATGAAAATTGGACACTCTTCTTATGGAAAGATGGGGAAGAATATGTAGGGGCTATAGGGATTGCTGAAGAGAATGATACGGCAATCGTTCAGCATATTACAGTTATCCCGTCGTATCGCGGTGAAGGTGTCGCATTAAAAATGCTGCATGAACTGCAGAATATGGGATATGTGCATATTCAAGCGAATGAAGATACAAGTGCATTTGTCCAAAAATGTATACCTATATTAAAAGAAGTCGACTAAATTACTGTCGACTTCTTTTTTTAAATTCTCTGGCTTCCAGTATTTCTGTCCGGTCCCGAAGCATATGTTTATTGAATAGAAAGTGTGAATCCATAATAGGAATCGCCTTTATTCTCTGTTGTACGATCTCTTGCAAATGCTGGTTGGTAATAGGCAGTGGAAAGTGTGCAAATGGTTCTTTATCCTGCATTTTTCGGAGCAGGTTCCTCATTAGATGAAGCAGTTGATCTACATCAATATACTCGAAAAATTCACTGCTGCGGTTGAGCTCAAAGTTAACAACCGCTTTTTCCATTATGCGTGCAGCGCCGGTTACATTTGCCCGCCGAAAGTGGTACATACCTGTCGCAAGCTGGACATAACCTACTAACGGATGGAGCTTTTCTTTTGGTGCAATTTCCTTCCAATATTCTTCTAAAACTTCATGGCATTCAAAATAGTCATTATTGCCGTTAAAATAAGCGCAATAATTGATAAATAGTGGATGAAACAAAGGATGCATTGTTGTCCCCTTTCCTCTATACTAATTAGACAGGTTCTGCTGTATTTTGTTGAATTTTGACGAATAAGGCAACTGGCAAAACGTAAAATAATCATAGCGAATCAGGTGCTAATGATAATTTCCGAATAACGATAGGTGGTATTTTATGTCTTACGAAGTGAAACTAGACGCCTTTAGCGGGCCGCTAGATTTATTATTGCATTTAATTCATCGTTTGGAAATTGATATATATGATATTCCAATGGCGGAATTAACAGAACAGTATATTGATCACATCCATGCGATGCAAACATTGGAACTGAATGAAGCGAGCGAATATTTAGTAATGGCCGCAACATTATTGGCGATCAAAAGCCGTATGCTCATTCCGATTAATGAAAATGAAATCGATGCAGAGGAGCTCGAAATCGATGAAGTCGACCCACGTGAAGAGCTTGTTGCACGTTTAATTGAATATAAAAAATATAAAGAAGCAGCTGTCCAACTTCAGGAATTGGAAACCGAACGCGGCCAAGTGTTCACAAAAGCACCGGCGGACTTGTCGGAATTTATGCCGGAAGAACAATTAGCGCTATTTGATCAAAATGTAAATGTTTACGATATGTTAAGTGCGTTTCAAAAACTAATGCGTCGTAAACAGTTGAAAAAACCGTTATCAACGCGCATCGCAAGGCAGGAAATTTCGGTAAAGGAACAAATGCGTTCCGTTGTGAACATTCTAAAAAATGCAGGCGGAAGAGTAATGTTCTCGCAATTGTTTGAAGCAGAGGATAAGCCGATGCTAGTATTGACATTTTTAACATTACTGGAATTGATGAAGCGCCAAGTGATATTTGTCGAACAGCAAAATAACTTCGATGATTTATCTGTATTATTGACAAAAGAGGAGATCAATGATGAATTCGAACAACTTACTGAGCCGAATTGAGGCACTATTATTCGTAGCTGGTGATGAAGGTATGACCGTTAAACAACTTGCACAATATATAGAAGTGGAACCAATGGATATTGAAGCGGGATTGAGCGAGCTTCTGTCTCATTACAATGAGGAGGAAATGCGGGGGATCACATTAAAACAGCTTGCCGGTACATATCAGCTGACAACAAAACCGGAAGTGACCGACACGTTGAAAAAACTAATTGAAAACCCGACAAATCAAGTATTAACCGCAGCTTCATTAGAGGTTCTGGCAATTATCGCGTATAAGCAGCCAATCACGCGCGCGGAAGTGGAAGATCTGCGAGGGGTGAAAAGCGAACGCCCGATTGCGACACTCGTTTCAAGGGCGCTTGTACAGGAAGTCGGTAGGGCGGAAGGTACAGGACGGGCAATCTTATATGGAACAACAAAAGAATTCCTGAATTATTTTGGCCTGAAAAACATTAAAGAATTGCCGCCATTACCGGAAGAAGTCGATCAGGAAGATGATCAGCCGACCGATTTATTTTTAACGAAGTTCCAGGAAACATTTAACCAAAATTAAAGGAGTGGCCTGTTGAAAAAGTGGTTTGTTTCTATTGTTGTATTGTTCGTATTTTTGAGTGGTTCGTCACAAACTCGGGCAGCGTATAATAGCTATGTTGTTATCGATGCGGAAAATGGACGGACATTAATGGGTGTGAATGAACATGCACGCCTGCCGATTGCCAGCCTGACAAAAATCTGGACGGCCCTCGTTGTTTTGGAAAATAGCAAGCTTACCGATGAGGTAGTGGTTTCGAAGGAAGCGTCGCTCGTGGAAGGCTCCTCGATCTATCTACTGGAAAATGAGACGTATACGATCGATTACTTGCTTCATGGTTTAATGATGCAATCGGGAAATGATGCTGCTGTTGCGCTGGCAGAACATGTTGGAGGATCTGTGGAAGGTTTTGTTCAGCTTATGAACGAGAAGGCAGAGCTTTATGAATTGCATGAAACAACTTTTACAAATCCTACAGGGCTGCACAATGAAGCCCACCTATCCTCTGCCTACGATACGGCAAAAATGCTGCAAATAGCGATGATGAATCCACAGTTCAGAAAAATTGCCTCTACACAAAATTTTTCGGATGGCAGACAGTGGAGAAATAAGCACAGACTCATGCACGAGAAGGTTGGAGCCATCGCAGGAAAAACAGGCTATACAAAAGTTGCTGGACGAACATTGGCAACTTACTTTGAACGGGAACAAAAATCATTTGTAGTCGTTACTATTAATGAAGGAAATGATTGGAATATCCACCGGAACTTGGCGGATTTCATCGACAAAAACTTTGAACAGCAAACGATTGTGAAAAAGGGAAAATATAATGCGAACGGATTGGCAATCGAGTTGGATGAACCGTTCCAAATGCTGCTTCATAAGAAAGAACGCCCGAACTTTGAACATATTGTCAAAGTTTCGCGACTGAAAGGTTCGGATCGAGGCGTATGGCTTTTATACGCAGATGAAAATCTCGTATCATCAAAACTAGTTACCGTAAAATAATCCCAAAAAAGAAATATCTTTAACTTCAGGGTTGAAGTTAAGCCCCCGGGGGATGTCATGGAGGCATAATTGATTAAGTTCTGAAAGTATGACATAATTTTTATTCGTTAAGGATTTATTTTTCGCTCGTAATTGTGGATTGCAGCAATATTATATTATTAACAGAGCAGTAAACGAAAGTTGCAAGGGCGAATGCTGAAGAAGTATGCGTCTTTGCAGTTTATCAATCAATGAGGTGAACTTATGGAAAGATTACAAAAAGTGATTGCCTATGCAGGCGTTGCATCACGACGTAAAGCAGAGCAATTAATCGTAGAAGGTAAAGTAAAAGTAAATGGAGTCGTAGTTAAAGAGCTTGGTACAAAAGTATCCAACTCGGACACGATTGAAGTAGAAGGCGTAAAACTTGAAAAAGAAGATAAAGTATATTTCCTGCTATATAAACCACGTGCCTATATTTCGGCAGTTACCGATGATAAAGGGCGAAAAACAGTAACGGATATTTTTAAAAAACATGTCCATCAGCGAATTTTCCCTGTAGGACGTTTAGATTATGATACGACAGGATTATTGCTATTAACGAATGACGGCGAGTTTTCTAACTTGATGACACATCCGAAATTCAAAATAGACAAAACGTATATTGCACGCGTTAAAGGGATTCCAACAAAACAAGGTTTAATGAAATTGCAGAATGGAATTAAGCTGGAAGACGGAAAAACAGCTCCTGCAAAAGTAAGCATGACGAGCTTTGATGAGAAGGCCGGAAAAGCAATTTGTGAGATTACGATCCACGAAGGGCGAAATCGTCAAGTCCGCCGTATGTTCGAAGCTATCGGTACACCTGTTGTGAAATTAAAACGTGAGCGCTTTGCATTCCTGGATTTAACAGGTCTTAGCCCGGGCGAATACCGTCAGCTGACAAAACATGAAGTAAAACTACTGCGTGTATTAGCCGAAACAGGAAAAATTGAGTATAACAATTAAAAAGATTATACGATTCATAATTCATTCTAAAAGAAAAGAATTTAAATTTTGTAATAATTTGCTATAATAGGCAACAGTACTTGCTGAAGTGGAAGGGGGTTTTTTATTTGGATAAAAAGAAACAACGTTCTGTGACTCGCGGCATCATTTTAACCATTTTAGCAATCGCAATCGGATATACAGTATACGCTGCCGTAACGAAAGATAAAATAAATATTGTACAAGCCGGGGCACAGGCGCCTGATTTTGAAGTAGTAGATTTACATGGAAAAAAACATAGATTGAAAGACTACGAGGGAAAGGGTGTCGTACTGAACTTCTGGGGCACATGGTGTGAGCCGTGTGAACGTGAATTCCCTGCAATGACGCGTCAATATGCGGAATTTAAGGACCAGGATGTTCAAATTATCGCCGTTAACTTCGCACAGTCTGAATTCGAAGTAAAAAAATATGTGGCAAATATGGGGATGACGTTCCCGGTTGCGATCGATAAAACGAAGAGTGTTTTCACTGCCTATAATATTGGACCCCTGCCTACATCAATTTTCATTAAACCCGACGGTACAATAGACCGTATTATTACTGGAGAAATGACCGAAGGAGAAATTGTGCAATATATGGAGTCAATAAAGCCGGAATAGGAGTTTTTACGCAATGAATAAATTACTTTGTGAATGCGGGCATGAAAATCCTGAAGGTACAACACTCTGCCAAAAATGCGGTTCTCCATTATCCGCAGAAGAAAAAAGCAAAAAAATTGCAGATATGCGGTACGAAGGGTCAGCCATACGTTCAAAAACTTATAATAAGTCAATTATTGACAAGGTTTGGAATTTTTTCTCAAGTGTGAAAGTCGGAATTACACTCATTATTATCAATTTAATAGCAGCATCAATTGGTACAATCCTGCCTCAGGAGTTCTACATAAGCGTAGCGACTGACGCGGAAAAGGAAAAGTACTATTCTGATGTTTATGGATGGTTCGGTGAAATATACTACGCGTTAGGTTTATCGGATCTTTATTCATCCTTATGGTTCCAATTACTTGTATTAATGTTAGGCGTGTCCATTATTATTGCAAGTATAGATAGAGGTATTCCATTACATAAATCTTTGAAAAACCAACGAGTTAAACGACATACAAATTTTATGAAGCGTCAGCGAATTATTGGTGAGGGGAAACCAACGGAAACGCCTGAACAAACGCTCCAGCTCGTTGAACAATCATTAAAAAAATTAAAATACAATGTCAGACGTGAAGACGATTCCATTTTAGCGGAACGCGGACGTTTTTCCCGCTATGGTGCCTACGTAAACCATGTTGGATTAATTGTCTTTATAATTGGGGTCATGCTCCATTTAGTACCGGGCATGTACGTGGATGAATCGATGTGGCTTCGTGAAGGCGAGACACGTGCCGTACCGGGAATGGACGGGTACTTCCTGAAAAATGATAAATTTATTCTGGAAACATACGATAATGTTCCGCAGGGCGAGCAGATCAAACAAGGTGTCAATGTAGTCGCGAAAAACTTCCAGACAGACGTGACATTGTATAAACAGAAAGAAAACAGTGTGCCGGGACAGGCGGAAAACCTGGAAGAAGTGAAGCAATATGGAATTCAGGTAAACCATCCACTCAAGCATGAGGGGTATGCATTTTATCAGATGGATTTCCGTTTAAATGAGATTAGAACAATGGTGTTTGATTTGACGAATAAGGAAACGGAACAATCGCTTGGTCAAATTAGCATTGATTTAACAAACCCGCAGGAAGTGTATATGCTCGAAAATGGCGCACAAGTTGAATTAATGGGTTTTTATCCGGACTTTTCAGGTTTTAAAGAAGGTGTACCGCAAACCGCGACCCAGACACCGAATAATCCGGCATTTATTTTTAAAATGATTACTCCCGAAACACCAGAAGGAGAGACAAGCTTTGTTGCGATCCAGCAAACACTGGAGCCTGAAGGTGACAATATTTATAAGATGAAGTTTTCGAATGTGGAAACACGCCATATGTCAGGTTTAACGGTCCGATATGATCGGACAATCCCTATTTTAATCGTAGGGGGTATTATCTTTATGATAGGTGTTGCAATCGGTTCCTACTGGAATCATCGCCGTATATGGATTGAACAGATGGCGGATGGAACAATACGTCTGGCAGCACATACGAATAAAAACTGGTTTAGTATGAAAAAAGACTTAGATTCATTAACGAAGCATGCTCATTTACCGCAATACGTAGATCAACAGGAAATAGAAAACAATGAACATGTTGAAACAGAAAAGGATGGTAAAACCTTATGAGTTTAATCGATTTAAGCGGTTATTTACTGTATGCTGCATTCATTTCTTACTTAGTAGGTACATTTTTATTTGCAGGCGCAATCAAAGTGAAAAATGACACGGCTGCAGCACGGGCAGATAAATACGGTAAAATTGCCCTTATTGTTACTATTATCGGTTTTGTTGCACAGTTAGGCTATTTCATTACGCGCTGGATGTATACAGGACATGCACCGGTTAGTAATATGTTCGAATTTACGACAGCATTCGGTATGTTCATCGTACTGTCGTTTATCGTCATTTACTTTACGTATAAAGTTGCGGCATTAGGTGTTGTTGCTTTACCAATTGCATTATTGATTATTGCCTATGCCTCTATGTTCCCGACAGAAGTAAGTCCATTAGTACCTTCACTGCAAAGTCATTGGCTGACAATCCATGTGACGACTGCAGCATTAGGCCAGTCGATTTTTGGAATTAGTGCGGTAGCCGGACTTATATACTTGCTGAGAAATGTGAATATGGACGAGCGCTCAAAAGAGAGTTTTTGGCTGGAAACAGTCATGTTCTGCTGTGTATTGGTTGTAGGTTTCGTTGCGGCAACAGTTACATTCAGCGCGATGGATTATGAAGCGAAGTATGAATACGTTGATACATTGGATCAAGTGAGTACTTCAACATATTTGATGCCGGCTATTTTCGGTATGAATGAATATGTCGAACTGTCTGAAGACCGTATGACACCATTATTTGAGTTGCCGGCATTGATCGACGCACGAAAACTTACTACCGTTTTCTGGTCTGTTCTATTTGGTACAATCATTTATATATTGATTCAACTGATCTTTAGAAGAAAGATTGCGAAAATGTTCCAGCCATTAGTGAAACGGGTAAACTCGACGCTGATGGATGAAATCGCTTACCGTTCAATCTTGATTGCTTTCCCGATTTTTACATTGGGCGCACTTATTTTTGCGATGATTTGGGCCCAGGAAGCATGGGGCCGGTTCTGGGGCTGGGATCCGAAAGAAGTATGGGCACTTATTACATGGCTGTTTTATGCAGCATTTTTACACCTTCGCTTGTCAAAAGGCTGGGAAGGAAGAAAGAGTGCATGGCTTACGGTAATTGGTTTCCTTATTATTTTGTTCAATTTGGTCGTAGTAAATCTAGTTATCGCCGGATTACATTCTTATGCATAATGTGACAACAATTTGCTTTTTAAACTATCATGAAAGCTAGGTTGATAGTTTCCAATTCTATGCAAAATAATAAATAAACTGTCATAAAGTTAGAAAAGTTCAATCGGAATGATTGGGCTTTTCTTTTCAATCGTGTACTAAAAAGGTACAATAGAGAAGAGAAATAGAGTTTGAAAGGGGCAACACCAGTGTCTGAAAATATTTCTGTGTTAATTGTGGATGACGAGGATCGAATTCGTCGTTTGTTAAAAATGTATTTAGAGCGTGAGGGCTATACAGTAGAAGAAGCGGAAAATGGAGAACAAGCACTTTCGATGGCGCTTGAAAAAGATTATCATTGTATTTTGTTGGATATTATGATGCCTGAAAAAGATGGTTTGGAAGTTTGTGCTGAACTGCGTGAAAAGAAAACAACGCCTATTATATTGTTGACGGCAAAAGGTGAAGAAGCAAACCGTGTACAAGGTTTTGAACTTGGTGCGGATGATTATATTGTGAAACCTTTTAGTCCGCGTGAAGTCGTGCTCCGTGTGAAAGCGATATTACGACGTTCAGCAGTGTTTGCACCTGTTTCCAATGCTTCATCTTCGAAGGATTTGGTTGTGTTCCCGCATTTAACAATCGACCATGATGCGCATCGCGTAACGGCAGATGGAACAGAAGTAAATTTAACACCGAAAGAATACGAATTATTATACTTTTTGGCGAAGGCACCGGATAAAGTATTCGACCGTGAGCAATTATTAAAAGAAGTATGGCATTATGATTTCTTTGGTGATCTGCGCACAGTGGATACACATGTAAAGCGTCTGCGTGAAAAACTGAACCGTGTCTCTGAAAATGCAGCAAAAATGATTGTTACGGTTTGGGGAGTAGGCTATAAATTCGAGGTTGTAAATGATTAGAATAGCAACAAGTATTGTCGGGAAGCTATGGGTAACCATTTTGCTTCTCGTTTCATTTGTCCTGTTTATTTTCACCATTTTCATGTTGGAGTTTCTTGAAAATTATCATAACGAACAGTCCGAGGCTTCATTAAGGCAAACAGCCGCAGCTATTGCGAGTATTATCGATGAGGAAGAAATTGATGATAAACAGTTTGCGATCATTTCGGAGCTGTTAACGGAAACGACCAATGTACTGATCGCCAAAAGTTCAGATGAAATATTGTATGCAAGACAAGAAGGCATCAATAAAGAAGAAATACAGAAAAAAATTATTAGCAGTAAAGCATTTGAAGAAGTATATGCATCTTCAGAGCCGATAGTAAAGGAACTGACGCTGCCTTCAAATCGGGAAGAAACGAGCAGCTCCAATTATATTGTATTAGGTTTCCCGCTGAAAAGTGTGGAAGATTTACATGGGGCCGTCTTTATA
This genomic window contains:
- the scpB gene encoding SMC-Scp complex subunit ScpB codes for the protein MMNSNNLLSRIEALLFVAGDEGMTVKQLAQYIEVEPMDIEAGLSELLSHYNEEEMRGITLKQLAGTYQLTTKPEVTDTLKKLIENPTNQVLTAASLEVLAIIAYKQPITRAEVEDLRGVKSERPIATLVSRALVQEVGRAEGTGRAILYGTTKEFLNYFGLKNIKELPPLPEEVDQEDDQPTDLFLTKFQETFNQN
- a CDS encoding D-alanyl-D-alanine carboxypeptidase family protein, translated to MKKWFVSIVVLFVFLSGSSQTRAAYNSYVVIDAENGRTLMGVNEHARLPIASLTKIWTALVVLENSKLTDEVVVSKEASLVEGSSIYLLENETYTIDYLLHGLMMQSGNDAAVALAEHVGGSVEGFVQLMNEKAELYELHETTFTNPTGLHNEAHLSSAYDTAKMLQIAMMNPQFRKIASTQNFSDGRQWRNKHRLMHEKVGAIAGKTGYTKVAGRTLATYFEREQKSFVVVTINEGNDWNIHRNLADFIDKNFEQQTIVKKGKYNANGLAIELDEPFQMLLHKKERPNFEHIVKVSRLKGSDRGVWLLYADENLVSSKLVTVK
- a CDS encoding segregation/condensation protein A — its product is MSYEVKLDAFSGPLDLLLHLIHRLEIDIYDIPMAELTEQYIDHIHAMQTLELNEASEYLVMAATLLAIKSRMLIPINENEIDAEELEIDEVDPREELVARLIEYKKYKEAAVQLQELETERGQVFTKAPADLSEFMPEEQLALFDQNVNVYDMLSAFQKLMRRKQLKKPLSTRIARQEISVKEQMRSVVNILKNAGGRVMFSQLFEAEDKPMLVLTFLTLLELMKRQVIFVEQQNNFDDLSVLLTKEEINDEFEQLTEPN
- a CDS encoding GNAT family N-acetyltransferase is translated as MLVRYKKALEKIAMGLISLMPQEKDIKRLMETIQQYEQNENWTLFLWKDGEEYVGAIGIAEENDTAIVQHITVIPSYRGEGVALKMLHELQNMGYVHIQANEDTSAFVQKCIPILKEVD
- a CDS encoding DUF309 domain-containing protein translates to MHPLFHPLFINYCAYFNGNNDYFECHEVLEEYWKEIAPKEKLHPLVGYVQLATGMYHFRRANVTGAARIMEKAVVNFELNRSSEFFEYIDVDQLLHLMRNLLRKMQDKEPFAHFPLPITNQHLQEIVQQRIKAIPIMDSHFLFNKHMLRDRTEILEAREFKKRSRQ
- a CDS encoding cytochrome c biogenesis protein ResB — its product is MNKLLCECGHENPEGTTLCQKCGSPLSAEEKSKKIADMRYEGSAIRSKTYNKSIIDKVWNFFSSVKVGITLIIINLIAASIGTILPQEFYISVATDAEKEKYYSDVYGWFGEIYYALGLSDLYSSLWFQLLVLMLGVSIIIASIDRGIPLHKSLKNQRVKRHTNFMKRQRIIGEGKPTETPEQTLQLVEQSLKKLKYNVRREDDSILAERGRFSRYGAYVNHVGLIVFIIGVMLHLVPGMYVDESMWLREGETRAVPGMDGYFLKNDKFILETYDNVPQGEQIKQGVNVVAKNFQTDVTLYKQKENSVPGQAENLEEVKQYGIQVNHPLKHEGYAFYQMDFRLNEIRTMVFDLTNKETEQSLGQISIDLTNPQEVYMLENGAQVELMGFYPDFSGFKEGVPQTATQTPNNPAFIFKMITPETPEGETSFVAIQQTLEPEGDNIYKMKFSNVETRHMSGLTVRYDRTIPILIVGGIIFMIGVAIGSYWNHRRIWIEQMADGTIRLAAHTNKNWFSMKKDLDSLTKHAHLPQYVDQQEIENNEHVETEKDGKTL
- a CDS encoding response regulator transcription factor, producing MSENISVLIVDDEDRIRRLLKMYLEREGYTVEEAENGEQALSMALEKDYHCILLDIMMPEKDGLEVCAELREKKTTPIILLTAKGEEANRVQGFELGADDYIVKPFSPREVVLRVKAILRRSAVFAPVSNASSSKDLVVFPHLTIDHDAHRVTADGTEVNLTPKEYELLYFLAKAPDKVFDREQLLKEVWHYDFFGDLRTVDTHVKRLREKLNRVSENAAKMIVTVWGVGYKFEVVND
- the ccsB gene encoding c-type cytochrome biogenesis protein CcsB; its protein translation is MSLIDLSGYLLYAAFISYLVGTFLFAGAIKVKNDTAAARADKYGKIALIVTIIGFVAQLGYFITRWMYTGHAPVSNMFEFTTAFGMFIVLSFIVIYFTYKVAALGVVALPIALLIIAYASMFPTEVSPLVPSLQSHWLTIHVTTAALGQSIFGISAVAGLIYLLRNVNMDERSKESFWLETVMFCCVLVVGFVAATVTFSAMDYEAKYEYVDTLDQVSTSTYLMPAIFGMNEYVELSEDRMTPLFELPALIDARKLTTVFWSVLFGTIIYILIQLIFRRKIAKMFQPLVKRVNSTLMDEIAYRSILIAFPIFTLGALIFAMIWAQEAWGRFWGWDPKEVWALITWLFYAAFLHLRLSKGWEGRKSAWLTVIGFLIILFNLVVVNLVIAGLHSYA
- the resA gene encoding thiol-disulfide oxidoreductase ResA, with amino-acid sequence MDKKKQRSVTRGIILTILAIAIGYTVYAAVTKDKINIVQAGAQAPDFEVVDLHGKKHRLKDYEGKGVVLNFWGTWCEPCEREFPAMTRQYAEFKDQDVQIIAVNFAQSEFEVKKYVANMGMTFPVAIDKTKSVFTAYNIGPLPTSIFIKPDGTIDRIITGEMTEGEIVQYMESIKPE
- a CDS encoding pseudouridine synthase, with amino-acid sequence MERLQKVIAYAGVASRRKAEQLIVEGKVKVNGVVVKELGTKVSNSDTIEVEGVKLEKEDKVYFLLYKPRAYISAVTDDKGRKTVTDIFKKHVHQRIFPVGRLDYDTTGLLLLTNDGEFSNLMTHPKFKIDKTYIARVKGIPTKQGLMKLQNGIKLEDGKTAPAKVSMTSFDEKAGKAICEITIHEGRNRQVRRMFEAIGTPVVKLKRERFAFLDLTGLSPGEYRQLTKHEVKLLRVLAETGKIEYNN